From Zingiber officinale cultivar Zhangliang chromosome 5B, Zo_v1.1, whole genome shotgun sequence, the proteins below share one genomic window:
- the LOC121987648 gene encoding non-specific lipid-transfer protein 1-like — MARFGAVVAALVVAAAVFAASQADAAVTCSQVASNLRSCIPYVTGRVAELPSACCDGVRTLNSAARSTADRRATCNCIRSQASGINGIQTGRLSGIPSSCGVQVPYPISASTDCSRVT; from the exons ATGGCTCGCTTTGGTGCAGTTGTTGCGGCGCTCGTGGTGGCGGCTGCCGTCTTCGCGGCGTCGCAGGCCGACGCTGCGGTCACCTGCAGCCAGGTGGCATCCAACCTGCGTTCCTGCATTCCCTACGTTACCGGGCGGGTCGCGGAATTGCCCTCTGCCTGCTGCGACGGGGTCAGGACCCTCAACAGCGCTGCCAGGAGCACCGCCGACCGGCGCGCCACCTGCAACTGCATCCGGTCGCAGGCGAGCGGCATCAACGGCATCCAGACCGGCCGCCTCTCTGGCATCCCCAGCAGCTGCGGCGTCCAGGTCCCGTACCCCATCAGCGCCTCCACCGACTGCTCCAG GGTGACTTAG